TCTGTCATTTCACATGTTTCAGGACTTGTTTCAATAACTGAAGTAGCTGTGATAGGACCTCCTTTTATGGGAATCGATACTGTAGTCGTGGCGATGAGACGCTCACTACATGATGTATCAAGGACTccctaagaaaataaaaggaattaCAAAACCAGAAGTCAATTTTAATTGTGATATTACTCACGTCACGTCGAGATCTGCGTTTGAAACCCCCATCAGTCGTGAGGTACGAGTCAAAACCTGATGGACGGTTCGAACGGGTTGAAATTCGACTTGATCGTGCACTCGAGGGTGGCAGCTCACTATCGCGATTCGTTTCCTCATTAATAATTTCAGAGGCGATCGACGATGTCCCCATGCTGTTTGAATCGCTGACATTTTCGTTGCACAACCAATCTCGAGACGGCGGACACATCCCTGGCATTGAGTGACGATTTCTTCTGGGAGGTTCAGCATTGTTTTCAGCTGGGCCAGCCCTTTCTTTGGATGATTTGAGCTTCTTTTCCTATTCAAGTgtttaatgtattttttaaatcttaaacCTTCATAGAGTGTGAATATATCTACCAGagttttcttctcctcctgGAGATGAGTTCGAACTTtaacttcatttttcaaaaggacAGTTGTTTGATGGTACTGAGCCTGCAGCTTTGAATTCACCTGATTGGCATCATTTAGTTGATTCTTCAGGTGCCTCACTTCATCCTCAGCCTCAAGCCATTTGATTTGACAGTTTTCTTGATTCACAGCATACCTTCTAAAATCTAAAATTAGAATAAGCATCGATATATTAAGCAATTTAGATACTTTTTAAACTACTATATAAAGTATAACCTTCAATGAGGTTGTTGAAACCTTTACATAGGTCATCAAATTGCCTAGCAAGGATGGAAATTTGAGTAGAGCTTTCCATCTGAGGTCCAGGTTAAGAAAACCCTTTTTCAAGCGTAATCTAGATTTTAATAATAGTTTAATCGTGCACATTATTTAAATGCTGACTAGAACGATAGCACATCAAAACATCGTCTTAGAAGGACCTTTATGTGGTCTAAGTGGACATGTGGTTATATGAGAGCAAACTcatcataaataaaataattgctctAGAAATTTGTAATAAAATGAAGAGTAAGCATTTAACACTTACTTCGTATTATCGACTCCCCACCACTTTATAGcagtttttgactttttgcttCCAATCTGTTTGCTTACCGACTGCTACTGTAAGGTGACATAAAAATAGGTGACCCTACCTCCTAATGCTGAATGCCACGAATTCACAAATATTGCTGTgagcaaataattaaaatattatctAAAATAGTGCTTGATAAAATAAgtgtattttaaaatgtttatttttcaacacaattttttaatgcgagtatttttcattttaatattaaaaacTGGACTCATGCAGCCTCATGTGTTTGGTCACTCGAGGTTTTCGGAGGGAAAGGGTTAGTTGCAAACAAGAGCGTGCTGCTTCAGTACACGTGGGGCTCTCTCTTCACTAATAGTGGGTAACCGCATGTCCCAACTTGAAACGTTTGTCGTAAGACTCGAAACATTCGACATTTAAACAACACATAAACTGTTGTATTTAGTTCTACTGACCAGCAAGATTATAGGTAAAAGCAAGCAAAATGTTGTTATTTGCCTAAACCGTGAAATTCTCATGCTCGAAAGCTGATGTGTGAATGTTCCCGCCATTTTTTACATGTTTCGGTTCTAATTTCCTAATCACTTACATTAAAGCTGTGATAATAATTCTTGATCCAGGTTTGTAATGTGCATgtcgaatttatttttgattaaagGTTACAGGATGGAGATAAATTCCTATGTTTCATTACTAGCCCAATATGACAGTGCATGCAGGAGTGGATTTGATTTGCAAGGATGTGATTATGGTCAGTAGAGtgtaatttgattaaaaagagaaattttttgTGCACATATTACTCATCACAATTCATGTTTTCTGTTACAGAATTCTTGGAATTCACTTTAGGACAAGAGGATTGCCAAAAGAAGTGGTTAGCGGCTGAGAAAGAGTTAGAGGTCATTCAAAGTAAACTTGATGAGGCCAAAAAAGCTACATCTAAATTGGAATTACTAAATCATCATGTAACAATGCTGTTGAAAGATGAGGTGAAAGTAAGGAGTTCAATTCAAGAAGATATTCGTGAATATGTAAGTTACCTAAAGTGGACTTATCCTTGAAAATGTATTAACACAGTTTTGATGCAGCATACGCAATTTGATATGGTCCGTGATTGTCTATCGAGTGAAACTTATCTTAAGGACGAACTCATAGAGAAACTGAACAGCCTCGGTCCCAGACGCTTTCCGCATCtcgtaaataatacaaatGCTCGCCATGTAGACAAATTGGAGACCATCACTGAAGTAAACAGCGCCGAATTGGATTCGGTTATGGCATCAAGTGAGCGGTGCAGCGTATCCAGTAGCGAACCGTCTGATGAAGACCTCGAACTCTCGGGTACCGTTCGTTCTTACCGAGATCTTCATCGCTTGAATAAGCAATTTTCTGAACTGGTGCCTGATGGGGAGCATCAAACATCTAATAAACGCGTAACAGATGGAAGCGTAAGTAACTTGCAATTATATACCGAGTCATTTTGATCAGTTCAATGTTTTTAGACTGCAACAGAAGTTGGCGTACTCGACCAATGCATTGTGGCAACCACTACTGTTTCTTTCTCAATGCAAACTGGTTCAACTGTAGTCAGTTCTGTGATCGAAGGTTATCCGGGATCAAGCAGCAGTGATGAATGCACTCAAAACACAACAGTCATAAGAAAACATCGTCTGAAACGGCAAGTTGTCTTTCATCATATTGAGACCTGCTATCCATGTGGCCTTCGGTACatatattgtttttatttttatttcgctgcggattaagtatttttttttatcagaaTCAAGTTTGGCAAATCTGCGTTGAAGTGTATCGATTGCGGCATGAATTGTCACATTAAATGCGAGTCATTGTTGCCAAGATCTTGTGATCCCCAAACCTCCAAAAATGAAACCGAGAAGCGCCTTGAAGTGGCTACACCGAAAAAGTGAATTTACTAATTATATTGTacactttttatttcctttctcaTAACTAATTATAACAGGAAAGCTTTGCGTTTCTTCACTTCCCCGTCGACGAAAAAGTGATGCAGACCCTAACACCTAAGTAGATTTTTGTGGTTTTTGATTCAGAatgtttctttgtttgttaacaacttcacatttatttttttttcttttgagtatCAACCATTTGAACGGTTAACGTGTTAAGTGAaatttttggttctttttagTAATCCTGCAAAAGTGATCCAGCAGACTATTAAATCCAAGTAGATTTTTGTGGTTTAATtcggaatgtttttttttttttgaacaaaattttcttcaatttggtAACAACTATTTTAACGGTTAACATGTCAAATAGAATTCTCCGTTCTTTCAAGTTACTCCACTGATTCATTTTACACAACCCAACACAAATATTAGTATGTAAATAATCGCCGTTGTTTTAGGTAAATTGATTTTCCTAGCGAATCAAATCCTTGGCTTCTTGCTCTACAATGGAACAAAATGCGTTTACAATGAAGACGATGGAATCAACgttcctatttttttaaatcacatgTATTAAGAATGGGTAATTCatactttttgaatttatataTTTACCAGCTACACAGGCTGTCATGAAGCAAGCAATACTTCCTGAAACAAATGCTCGGAAAGCCACTTGAGCCAAATCGGTTTGTCTGGATGGAGCCATTGACCCCAGGGCAGCTATTTGGATGCCTATTGACCCTGGATTCGAGAAGCCACACAACGCAAAGGTAGCGATCGTTTCCGATCGTTTCTATTGGCAGAATTAGTTATGGCCATGAAACCAATTGCTACATAGAAAACAGGTAAACAAtttgaactaaattttttaccGAAACTAGTCCTTTAGCCATATATTCTGATAGTTGCCTATAGGCAACAAATTCGTTGACGATGGTCTTTAGCGCTACCACATGTCCTATTTGATCGCACTCTTCTGCAGGAATGCCCATTATCCAGGCCAGTGGAATAAAACACTTCCCTACTAGATACTAACACAAGCAGACCCTTTTTTTCAACATCCTTAAAAAAAGGTATGAATGGCTTACTTCAAATGTAACATAAGGTGCTCCTAGTAGTCCTCCCATCCATGAAATGATTCCATTGAGAAAAGCAATAAAGGCTAGAAATGCGATTAGATTAGCGCAAATATTGATGACCATAAAGACTGCATTAGAAGCCCCTTGTGCCGCTGCATCTAAAGCGTTGGCCTCTTTCCTGTATGATTAATGttgtaaaaatttgattagaCAAAAGTTATCGGTGCGTTAAAAAGTCAGTAAATTTGTAAACCCTTTTGGCACTTTAATGTCCTCTGCTTTAGTTTGCGATTCTTCTGTCTCGGGGTAAAACAATTTAGCAAAGGATAAAGCGGCTGGTGCAGACATCACAGATGCACTCAGCAAATGCGAAGCGCTTATTCCAAAGCTTATGTATGCCGACAAAACTGACcctaaaaaaatgtgaagatGCCTTCTTGTTTATACCAGTATTTACATGTAAAAGCAAAACCCGAAATTGTAGCAAAGCCGCTCGTCATAACCGTATGCAGTTCCGATTTCGTCAATAACGGTAAAAGTGGTTTGATAGCTAAAGGAGCTTCCGTCTAAGGGCATTAAATCGTTGTAGAATCAAATGTTTTGTagatctggtgtgaactgtATACTTGTCCAAGAAAAATGTTGGCAGCGCAGTTGATTGATTCGGTCGCAGTGGTTCCTACTGATACTTGAAGAAACCAACCGACTTTCTGTACGATCAGTTGCATGACTCCGTAATAGTAAAGAATGTTGACCATGAAactgaataagaaaatgactGACAAGGCCTTGAAAATGAACAATAACATTATTCAATTGCAAttccgttttattttatcattttaggTACTTTAAAGGCGAAAATGGTGCCAAGCGGAATTCCGGAATCATTTTGATCAGTGACTAAATGACCATAGACTAATCCTGAGCCTGCATCGGTGTACTTCAAAAAGATAGAAACGCGATCGCCGAGACAGGCAAAAACCTGCTGCCCGGTTTTCCAACGAAGAACCATCAAACCGAAGAGAAACTGTAAGATCATTCCCCAAATCACTTGTGTCCACTTTATCTaaaccaaatgaaattttttgtttgattaaatttatGCAACTATGGGAAGCTCAAGGTTTACTTGGGATGGATGTTTGGAGAAGATCCagccaaaaaggagaaagacgGCCAGACCGATGAGCGAGTATAATCTATCTCTGTCACCTGCCGTGTCCAATACCAACCCAACAGTGAAACCCGCGACCCCGCCAGCAATCACCAGTAAGCGTAGAAatcttaattcaatttcaatatttttagtgAGATAATTTTAGTAAAGTATCCACGTTCAACGCCATCTGTTAGTCAGTTTATCAACCTGATCCGTTTCAAGTTgagtttttgaaaagaaaggtTTCAAGATGAATCGGTTTAGTCAAAACTCATTTTAAATTGGAATGGGGAAATGTAGGTTGTAATTTAGCACCAGGGTGTAATTAGATTTACGGACATTCTCGAGATTCCTCTATTTCATTCTACGTCGTTAGCTCGGGGCCTCGGGCAAGCTTCTCGGAATCTATTCTGATTCTTAATTACCAACTATTGTAATTAAGACTTGGTGCCAGATGAGGGAGATTAAAAAAGATATGGATCAACTATAATGGATAACATCTACAACAAACGATTAAAAAAGACTAGTTTTGAGTCTGCGCAATGGGATAGGAGGAATCTGGGCGATTCTGCGCACTCTGGCGGCTATTTGTACCCCAATCTCATTGGTTGTATGCAAATGAGCGTTTCAGATCTTAAGCGTCCATTTTCGTCGATCAATAAATGATAGGCTTGCTTACCGATAGCTCCAGCATCGTTCCAAGATAAGGGTTAGGGGAAGGATCACTCTGGAGTATGCGCTATCGCCCCAATGAGGTTTGAAAACCTTGTAGTAGAAAAGGCCACAGTAGACAATAACAGTGAGGATAATCAGCATCCCCACACCTCCACACCAATCAATGTCGAGTTGTTTGAGATGGCCATTGTAGACAGCCGCAACTAAATAGCAATTGTATGAGATTGCTGCAAAAATTCGCAAGAATACTGTAATTTTAAATCTGTTTTTCTCTGCAAAGTTTCCAACATAACTCCAGAATCCTTCAACAAAGTCACCAGCAGATTTACTTTCATTTTGAGGAGATTCCAAATCCATCTTTGATGGAGAACTGATCGATGTCTGATCATACCAAGAATAGTATATCGCTATCGGATGTCCATTTAATGCAAATTTAGTGAGTGaaattttgggggaaaaaaagaagtacgTGATGGAATGCTGTTATCGCAGTCGGCATTCGCCGTCACGCTTCAGATAGAATTTCATTCCTGACACGATTTATACTAAGTTATTCATTCGTCTAGGCGAGAAGGGGACGACTCGAGCTCATTAATAAAAACCCGGTGGAACAAACCACGTTtcgtattttttctcttcgccttTTAATAAATGAGCCAATAGGACGCGTTGCAAGGCGGGGCTTGCTGTGTTTAATAGCCCTTGGGG
This sequence is a window from Daphnia pulicaria isolate SC F1-1A chromosome 7, SC_F0-13Bv2, whole genome shotgun sequence. Protein-coding genes within it:
- the LOC124348945 gene encoding solute carrier family 28 member 3-like — encoded protein: MDLESPQNESKSAGDFVEGFWSYVGNFAEKNRFKITVFLRIFAAISYNCYLVAAVYNGHLKQLDIDWCGGVGMLIILTVIVYCGLFYYKVFKPHWGDSAYSRVILPLTLILERCWSYRFLRLLVIAGGVAGFTVGLVLDTAGDRDRLYSLIGLAVFLLFGWIFSKHPSQIKWTQVIWGMILQFLFGLMVLRWKTGQQVFACLGDRVSIFLKYTDAGSGLVYGHLVTDQNDSGIPLGTIFAFKALSVIFLFSFMVNILYYYGVMQLIVQKVGWFLQVSVGTTATESINCAANIFLGQTEAPLAIKPLLPLLTKSELHTVMTSGFATISGSVLSAYISFGISASHLLSASVMSAPAALSFAKLFYPETEESQTKAEDIKVPKGKEANALDAAAQGASNAVFMVINICANLIAFLAFIAFLNGIISWMGGLLGAPYVTFEYLVGKCFIPLAWIMGIPAEECDQIGHVVALKTIVNEFVAYRQLSEYMAKGLVSKRSETIATFALCGFSNPGSIGIQIAALGSMAPSRQTDLAQVAFRAFVSGSIACFMTACVAGTLIPSSSL
- the LOC124349031 gene encoding rac GTPase-activating protein 1-like isoform X1 → MEINSYVSLLAQYDSACRSGFDLQGCDYEFLEFTLGQEDCQKKWLAAEKELEVIQSKLDEAKKATSKLELLNHHVTMLLKDEVKVRSSIQEDIREYHTQFDMVRDCLSSETYLKDELIEKLNSLGPRRFPHLVNNTNARHVDKLETITEVNSAELDSVMASSERCSVSSSEPSDEDLELSGTVRSYRDLHRLNKQFSELVPDGEHQTSNKRVTDGSTATEVGVLDQCIVATTTVSFSMQTGSTVVSSVIEGYPGSSSSDECTQNTTVIRKHRLKRQVVFHHIETCYPCGLRIKFGKSALKCIDCGMNCHIKCESLLPRSCDPQTSKNETEKRLEVATPKKKALRFFTSPSTKK
- the LOC124349031 gene encoding uncharacterized protein LOC124349031 isoform X2; the encoded protein is MEINSYVSLLAQYDSACRSGFDLQGCDYEFLEFTLGQEDCQKKWLAAEKELEVIQSKLDEAKKATSKLELLNHHVTMLLKDEVKVRSSIQEDIREYHTQFDMVRDCLSSETYLKDELIEKLNSLGPRRFPHLVNNTNARHVDKLETITEVNSAELDSVMASSERCSVSSSEPSDEDLELSGTVRSYRDLHRLNKQFSELVPDGEHQTSNKRVTDGSTATEVGVLDQCIVATTTVSFSMQTGSTVVSSVIEGYPGSSSSDECTQNTTVIRKHRLKRIKFGKSALKCIDCGMNCHIKCESLLPRSCDPQTSKNETEKRLEVATPKKKALRFFTSPSTKK